From Micromonospora rifamycinica, a single genomic window includes:
- a CDS encoding cupin domain-containing protein → MTTHPSLTQIDRYAAGDPDLDEPSVWAIEVHLEDCADCRARLAGSTTLESRVVLDQVAAVLDRRIAAAPPPVGRSRPWSVLRHRWFVGTLFPWLAMTAMVLGCAAVLGALWVGTPSLVLLIAPLAPLPGVAVAWHRRADPAWELIATTPAAGLTTLLRRTAAVLAFVIPALALVGAGTGVSMALLLLPCLAFTAATLLLGTLVGVRRAAIGLVVVWTLAVVTPSLVAARLPALLSAQSARSWALATVFLTLLALLRVDGFRRLSHHG, encoded by the coding sequence ATGACCACCCATCCCAGTCTGACCCAGATCGACCGCTACGCCGCCGGGGATCCGGACCTCGACGAGCCCAGCGTCTGGGCGATCGAGGTGCACCTGGAGGACTGCGCCGACTGCCGGGCCCGCCTGGCCGGCAGCACCACCCTGGAGAGCCGGGTCGTGCTCGACCAGGTCGCGGCGGTGCTGGACCGGCGGATCGCGGCGGCGCCACCACCGGTCGGCCGGAGCCGGCCCTGGTCGGTGCTGCGTCACCGCTGGTTCGTCGGCACGCTGTTCCCGTGGCTGGCCATGACGGCCATGGTGCTCGGGTGCGCGGCCGTCCTCGGCGCGCTGTGGGTCGGCACCCCCTCGCTGGTGCTGCTGATCGCGCCGCTGGCCCCGCTGCCCGGCGTGGCGGTCGCCTGGCACCGTCGGGCCGACCCGGCCTGGGAGCTGATCGCCACCACGCCCGCCGCCGGTCTGACGACGCTGCTACGGCGTACGGCTGCGGTGCTGGCGTTCGTCATCCCGGCGCTCGCCCTGGTCGGTGCCGGCACGGGGGTGTCGATGGCCCTGTTGCTGCTGCCCTGCCTGGCGTTCACCGCCGCCACGCTCCTGCTGGGAACCCTCGTCGGGGTGCGGCGGGCCGCGATCGGACTGGTCGTGGTCTGGACGCTCGCGGTGGTCACCCCGAGTCTCGTCGCCGCCCGGCTGCCGGCCCTGCTGTCGGCGCAGAGCGCCCGCAGTTGGGCGCTGGCCACGGTGTTCCTGACCCTCCTGGCCCTCCTGCGGGTCGACGGATTCCGGCGGCTCTCCCACCACGGGTAG
- a CDS encoding ABC transporter ATP-binding protein: MRAVSAVETTATTHPWAIHAEGLQVRAGRHLAVNGLDLALPSGVHGLLGPNGAGKTTLMRALATVVAPAGGRLTLLGHPVDGRSELRPVRRALGYLPQHFGYYPRFTVREFVGYMAWLKEMPKSTLPAAVQRAIDRVGLTAKADARLKTLSGGMLRRAGIAQAIVNDPRLLLLDEPTVGLDPEQRLDFRELLRDLGTDSCVLVSTHLVEDVAAACTDVVLVNEGRLVWRGTPEVLAAQGDQGHAGDSPAERGYSALLRQHRAEATR, from the coding sequence ATGCGTGCCGTGAGTGCGGTCGAGACGACCGCCACCACCCATCCCTGGGCGATTCATGCCGAGGGCCTCCAGGTCCGGGCCGGGCGGCACCTGGCCGTCAACGGGCTCGACCTGGCCCTCCCCAGCGGCGTGCACGGTCTGCTCGGGCCGAACGGGGCGGGGAAGACCACGCTGATGCGTGCCCTGGCGACCGTCGTGGCCCCGGCCGGCGGCCGGTTGACGCTGCTCGGGCACCCGGTCGACGGCCGCTCCGAGCTGCGACCGGTGCGCCGGGCCCTGGGCTACCTGCCGCAGCACTTCGGCTACTACCCACGGTTCACGGTGCGGGAGTTCGTCGGGTACATGGCCTGGCTCAAGGAGATGCCCAAGTCCACCCTCCCGGCGGCGGTGCAGCGGGCCATCGACCGGGTCGGGCTCACCGCCAAGGCAGACGCCCGGCTGAAGACGCTCTCCGGCGGCATGCTGCGGCGGGCCGGCATCGCGCAGGCCATCGTGAACGACCCCCGGCTGCTGCTGCTCGACGAACCGACCGTCGGTCTCGACCCGGAACAGCGGCTCGACTTCCGTGAGCTGCTGCGTGACCTCGGCACCGACAGTTGCGTGCTGGTCTCCACCCACCTGGTCGAGGACGTGGCGGCGGCCTGCACCGACGTCGTGCTGGTCAACGAGGGCCGCCTGGTGTGGCGGGGCACGCCCGAGGTGCTCGCCGCGCAGGGCGACCAGGGGCACGCCGGCGACAGCCCGGCCGAGCGGGGCTACTCCGCGCTGCTGCGTCAGCACCGGGCGGAGGCCACCCGATGA
- the surE gene encoding 5'/3'-nucleotidase SurE — protein MPLALTLALVLVPSLDAAAKPGDQPAPQAHPEPRRLHIMITNDDGWIGPGGASTPMIVALRDALVADGHDVTVVAPATNQSGTGTVITYPTVNLANPEPRVWTVTGTPSDAVIVGLDALFRSAPPDLVVSGINPGGNYTTVANHSGTVGAAIAALENDVPAIAVSIDGKTVDQSLALKDTVAAYTSDVVAALARDARGGALLPEGLGLNINYPGATAVTGTSLTRMDRNGYLRFGFTNTTGAPGQPGTYALSIGGPTGTPAPGSDWSALQAGRISITPFDVDLSANPRGTARLRFLERLAP, from the coding sequence ATGCCACTCGCCCTGACTCTCGCCCTGGTCCTGGTCCCGTCCCTGGACGCGGCGGCCAAGCCCGGCGACCAGCCCGCCCCCCAGGCCCACCCCGAGCCCCGCCGGCTCCACATCATGATCACCAATGACGACGGCTGGATCGGGCCGGGGGGAGCGAGCACCCCGATGATCGTGGCCCTCCGCGACGCCCTGGTCGCGGACGGCCACGACGTGACGGTCGTCGCCCCGGCGACCAACCAGAGCGGCACCGGCACGGTGATCACCTATCCGACGGTGAACCTGGCCAACCCCGAGCCCCGGGTGTGGACCGTGACGGGCACCCCCAGCGACGCGGTGATCGTCGGTCTCGACGCCCTGTTCCGCAGCGCACCGCCCGACCTGGTGGTCTCCGGGATCAACCCGGGCGGGAACTACACCACGGTCGCCAACCACTCCGGCACCGTCGGTGCGGCCATCGCCGCCCTGGAGAACGACGTTCCGGCGATCGCGGTCAGCATCGACGGCAAGACCGTCGACCAGTCGCTGGCGCTCAAGGACACGGTCGCCGCGTACACCAGTGACGTCGTGGCGGCGCTGGCCCGCGACGCCCGGGGCGGCGCCCTCCTGCCCGAGGGCCTCGGCCTGAACATCAACTACCCCGGCGCCACGGCGGTCACCGGTACGAGCCTGACCCGGATGGACCGCAACGGCTACCTCCGCTTCGGGTTCACCAACACCACCGGGGCACCCGGCCAGCCCGGGACGTACGCCCTGTCGATCGGCGGGCCGACGGGCACCCCCGCCCCCGGCAGCGACTGGAGCGCCCTGCAGGCCGGCAGGATCAGCATCACCCCGTTCGACGTCGACCTCAGCGCGAACCCGCGCGGGACGGCCCGGCTGCGCTTCCTGGAGCGGCTCGCGCCGTGA
- a CDS encoding helix-turn-helix transcriptional regulator — protein sequence MTQDKDLETLVRQRIRSLRTARGWSLDELAHRCLISPSTLSRIETGHRRVALDQIATIARVLGITLDRLVEGDTDDDVVIRPHCDEDRGVTTWLLSRDHHQTVAKMRINREVPTDLRVHPGRDWFTVLSGTIELRLGERTILVGTNEAAEFSTLVPHAFGAHGGPAEILCILDHDGERSHLGPHRTPPDRPAAATP from the coding sequence ATGACGCAAGACAAGGATCTGGAGACCCTGGTACGCCAGCGGATCCGCAGCCTGCGGACGGCCCGGGGCTGGTCGCTGGACGAGCTGGCCCACCGCTGCCTGATCAGCCCGTCCACGCTCAGCCGGATCGAGACCGGGCACCGACGGGTCGCCCTGGACCAGATCGCCACCATCGCCCGGGTGCTGGGCATCACCCTCGACCGGCTGGTCGAGGGTGACACCGACGACGACGTGGTGATCCGTCCGCACTGCGACGAGGACCGGGGCGTCACCACCTGGCTGCTCTCCCGGGACCACCACCAGACCGTCGCCAAGATGCGGATCAACCGGGAGGTGCCCACGGACCTGCGGGTGCACCCGGGACGGGACTGGTTCACCGTGCTCTCCGGCACGATCGAGCTGCGGCTGGGCGAGCGGACGATCCTCGTCGGCACCAACGAGGCAGCCGAGTTCTCCACCCTGGTCCCGCACGCCTTCGGCGCACACGGCGGCCCGGCGGAGATCCTCTGCATCCTCGACCACGACGGGGAGCGCAGCCACCTCGGCCCGCACCGCACTCCCCCGGACCGTCCGGCGGCAGCTACGCCGTGA
- a CDS encoding class I SAM-dependent methyltransferase: MSHDSLIELLDLDAEVLHDYVHDLVGWVGREAAERPRVVDLGAGSGTASLALARQLPGATVTAVDQSPEMLAHLRARADAAGLTARIRTVDADLDRPWPDLGPVEVIFAAASMHHLADPAAAVASAFRALRPGGLLVIAELESFPRFLTGTPDEELESRGHAEAAKRRHEAGMHMHEPWGHRMEQVGFTAVTERHFDIDLRPPLSAAAIRYAQVCLGRMRHGLQERLSPRELAALDELVESLPGRSDLSVRTERTVWLGRRAVHPTG, encoded by the coding sequence ATGTCACATGACTCCCTGATCGAGCTGCTCGACCTGGACGCGGAGGTGCTGCACGACTACGTCCACGACCTGGTCGGCTGGGTCGGCCGCGAGGCCGCCGAGCGACCCCGCGTCGTCGACCTCGGTGCGGGCAGCGGCACCGCCTCCCTCGCCCTGGCCCGGCAGCTCCCCGGTGCCACCGTCACCGCGGTCGACCAGTCCCCGGAGATGCTCGCCCACCTGCGGGCGCGTGCCGACGCCGCCGGACTGACCGCCCGGATCCGTACCGTCGACGCCGACCTCGACCGACCCTGGCCCGACCTCGGGCCGGTCGAGGTGATCTTCGCCGCCGCGTCGATGCACCACCTGGCCGATCCGGCGGCGGCGGTCGCCTCGGCATTCCGGGCGTTGCGGCCGGGCGGGCTGCTGGTGATCGCCGAGTTGGAGTCGTTCCCACGGTTCCTCACCGGCACGCCGGACGAGGAGCTGGAGTCGCGCGGTCACGCCGAGGCGGCGAAGCGTCGGCACGAGGCCGGCATGCACATGCACGAGCCCTGGGGGCACCGGATGGAGCAGGTCGGCTTCACCGCGGTGACCGAGCGGCACTTCGACATCGACCTGCGCCCGCCGCTGTCCGCCGCCGCCATCCGCTACGCGCAGGTCTGCCTGGGCCGGATGCGCCACGGACTCCAGGAGCGCCTCTCCCCCCGCGAACTCGCCGCCCTGGACGAGCTGGTCGAGAGCCTGCCGGGCCGGTCCGACCTGAGCGTCCGCACCGAGCGGACGGTGTGGTTGGGTCGCCGCGCGGTGCACCCGACCGGGTAG
- a CDS encoding SAM-dependent methyltransferase, which produces MALFGGIEALTSEKAAPPGVDTTRPSIARVYDYYLGGKDNFAVDRHAAQMAMQVTPDGPEAGRACRAFLRRSVRYLAAEAGIRQFLDLGSGLPTRGNVHEIAHRVDPDTRVVYVDNDPMALAHGRALLADARTTTVVGADVRQPEELLAELRERRLIDFDQPVGLLLLAILHHLNDDDDPAGVARRLIAALPAGSYLAISHFYDPGESQPEVSERARAVEKIFNETLGTGRWRTRDEILGFFGDLELLPPGLVPLAEWQPDGEDDSRQTTTYHTIVGGVARKL; this is translated from the coding sequence ATGGCCCTGTTCGGAGGGATCGAAGCGTTGACGAGCGAGAAGGCGGCGCCGCCGGGCGTCGACACCACCCGGCCCAGCATCGCCCGGGTCTACGACTACTACCTCGGCGGCAAGGACAACTTCGCGGTCGACCGGCACGCCGCGCAGATGGCGATGCAGGTCACCCCGGACGGCCCGGAGGCGGGGCGGGCCTGTCGGGCGTTCCTGCGCCGATCGGTCCGGTACCTGGCCGCCGAGGCGGGCATCCGCCAGTTCCTCGACCTCGGATCCGGGCTGCCCACCCGGGGCAACGTGCACGAGATCGCCCACCGGGTCGACCCGGACACCCGGGTGGTCTACGTGGACAACGACCCGATGGCCCTCGCGCACGGCCGCGCCCTGCTCGCCGACGCCCGGACCACCACCGTCGTGGGGGCTGACGTCCGGCAGCCGGAGGAGTTGCTGGCGGAGCTGCGCGAGCGCCGGCTCATCGACTTCGACCAGCCGGTCGGACTGCTGCTCCTGGCGATCCTGCACCACCTCAACGACGACGACGACCCGGCCGGTGTCGCCCGGCGGCTCATCGCCGCCCTGCCCGCCGGCAGCTACCTGGCCATCTCGCACTTCTACGACCCGGGCGAGTCCCAGCCGGAGGTGTCCGAGCGGGCCCGGGCGGTGGAGAAGATCTTCAACGAGACCCTCGGCACCGGTCGCTGGCGTACCCGTGACGAGATCCTGGGCTTCTTCGGCGACCTGGAGCTGCTGCCGCCGGGGCTGGTCCCGCTGGCCGAGTGGCAGCCGGACGGCGAGGACGACAGCAGGCAGACCACCACCTACCACACCATCGTCGGTGGGGTGGCCCGCAAGCTCTGA